CTACTGATATTTATTTGCTCTAACAAATCGGACACTCTATATTTTGTGTTTAAGCGAGTAAAGTCTAAATCACCTTCAATAACTATGTTTTTGTAATAAACATCCTCGCCTTTTTCTATTTGCTTTAAAATACTTGTTGCTTTCACCACCTGGTTGGCTTTTAAGGTTTTGTTATTTGTGCATGACTGTAAAAAACAGCCCAATAGTAATATGCTGAGGATTTTCATTTTGGCCATAAGGTTTATTAAGATAAAAGGCTGTACATTAAAAATTTAATGCACAGCCTCTAAAATACCGCTTTCTATATTATCAATTTCCGGTTCTGATCTGAGAACGGGCACCACTGTTTTTATAGGCCTGTAAGCGCTGGTCAAAACGACCGTTTTGCTTATCTCTAAGTAACATTTTTTTGATTTCCACAGGACTGTATGCATTAGGATTGACCTTGCTAACAGCGGAATTGAATTCAGAACTGCGTTTTTCTGATAGCCCCGGTTTATTACCCGGAAAACTAAATCCGCTCATGCCTCTTTTACCTGTTTTACCAACATGCACACCATTACTGAAAATAGCAGGATAATGTGAAGTGGTGTAAAAAAGATTGTTTTGCTCGTTAGGCTCTTCAAAAACATTGCTGATATCAGCATAGATGAGCAAATAATAGGCTCCATTCAAAGTATTTGGAACCTGGTAACCTTGAAAAATACTACTGGTATTGAAAATCAGGCTGGCCATATCTCCACCACCTGGAATATCTCCGTTGATCACACAATCAGAACCATTACAATTGAAGGTGTTTTGCTGAATAGTGGTGTTGAATTTATTGTAAAAAAGAAAGCCATAATCATTGGCATCATAGGCATTGTAATAGATGTAATACATTGACCAGTCACTACTTGCAGAAGCGGCCTGACTTCCGATATTGTATATATTATACTCGATCTCTCTGTTTGGTCCGGTACCACCATCAGTGGAATAGTCCTGAAATGCCCAGGCAGCCAAATCCACTCCAGAAGCATTGGGATTGACATTTGGAGGGTTATCACCTGATCCATCGGCAGCTACATAGAGGTTTTGACCAAAGCAAAAATCATTGATCAGGAAATTATAATCGATCCATATAAACCCTATATCTCCCCATGTATCTCCCCAAGAGTTGACCACTCGGAAAGCTCCGCTCGATCCTTTGCTGTCGTCATAACCAACAATTACCATAGCATGGTAGGCATGAATGCCCACATTATTAAATCCGCTGTGGCTGGAAATCACTTGGTCGTTGTTCCAATTCATGAAATTATCTCCAAGTCTTGCACCTAAAATTACAGGTACATTATCGGCTATGTAATTTTTAATTGTATTAACATCCTGTGAAATTCTACGGTAATTGCTGATTTTGTGGCCTGACGCTTCAGAATTCCAGGAAGACTGAATATTGGATTGATGACAACCATTCAGGTTTTGATAGGGAACAGTTTGCACAGTAGCAATTCCGTCATTCAGCACTACATTCAATGCAGGCTCAAAATTTGTACCCTCACAATTGGGTGATTTAAGTTGGTCATCGATCTTAAGAAAAAGATATTTTGGACTCAGTTGATTGGAAGCTTGGGAAAGTTGTGAAGCTCCCCAATTATTACTCATAGCTTCAAGAGCAGTTTTGTAATTGTATCCCACCGCCCAGGAAACACAGGTTCCAAATTGTCCCTGATCACCTATAGGTGGAAAGTGTTCAGTGAGGTCATAAGCAGCAGGCACCTGGCCACTACCAAACTGATCAGAA
The DNA window shown above is from Chitinophagales bacterium and carries:
- a CDS encoding C1 family peptidase, translating into MKNFFLIAFCFAIALSACKKEINDCEDVVCQNGGQCNDGSCDCPTGFSGVFCENKTNNNNDSSAYRLGWGGDDDPTQIPVSVDVSDQFGSGQVPAAYDLTEHFPPIGDQGQFGTCVSWAVGYNYKTALEAMSNNWGASQLSQASNQLSPKYLFLKIDDQLKSPNCEGTNFEPALNVVLNDGIATVQTVPYQNLNGCHQSNIQSSWNSEASGHKISNYRRISQDVNTIKNYIADNVPVILGARLGDNFMNWNNDQVISSHSGFNNVGIHAYHAMVIVGYDDSKGSSGAFRVVNSWGDTWGDIGFIWIDYNFLINDFCFGQNLYVAADGSGDNPPNVNPNASGVDLAAWAFQDYSTDGGTGPNREIEYNIYNIGSQAASASSDWSMYYIYYNAYDANDYGFLFYNKFNTTIQQNTFNCNGSDCVINGDIPGGGDMASLIFNTSSIFQGYQVPNTLNGAYYLLIYADISNVFEEPNEQNNLFYTTSHYPAIFSNGVHVGKTGKRGMSGFSFPGNKPGLSEKRSSEFNSAVSKVNPNAYSPVEIKKMLLRDKQNGRFDQRLQAYKNSGARSQIRTGN